From Lolium perenne isolate Kyuss_39 chromosome 5, Kyuss_2.0, whole genome shotgun sequence, a single genomic window includes:
- the LOC127298815 gene encoding uncharacterized protein, whose protein sequence is MSHFAPAMKSPVPVTAPAADAKSPLFCPKPRRPVAPLRCQQSDAGMDLLDLLLSKGEESSLSAASPQPPLFCGSPPRRASNPVVNDSRFGMDLPGSPTPWWPVISPATPAPVAVRPTSRPAPVPVRPTPRPAPSPMASPRSATGCARVFQPAVRVEGFDCLDGGRSGRGHGIAAMV, encoded by the exons ATGAGCCACTTCGCCCCCGCCATGAAGAGCCCTGTCCCGGTCACAGCCCCCGCCGCCGACGCGAAGAGCCCGCTCTTCTGCCCCAAGCCTCGGCGCCCGGTCGCGCCTCTCCGGTGCCAGCAGAGCGACGCCGGCATGGACCTGCTCGACCTCCTCCTGTCAAAG GGCGAGGAGAGCAGTCTTTCGGCAGCGTCCCCGCAGCCACCGCTGTTCTGCGGCTCGCCGCCGCGGCGGGCGTCGAACCCGGTGGTCAACGATAGCCGGTTCGGGATGGACCTCCCGGGCAGTCCCACGCCGTGGTGGCCGGTCATCTCACCGGCCACGCCGGCGCCAGTGGCGGTCCGCCCAACCTCACGCCCGGCACCGGTGCCGGTCCGCCCTACACCACGCCCGGCGCCTTCGCCCATGGCGTCGCCGCGCTCCGCGACAGGGTGCGCTCGCGTTTTCCAGCCAGCCGTCCGCGTCGAGGGTTTTGACTGCCTCGATGGGGGCCGTAGCGGCCGCGGCCATGGCATCGCCGCCATGGTCTAG